A genome region from Halichondria panicea chromosome 15, odHalPani1.1, whole genome shotgun sequence includes the following:
- the LOC135348400 gene encoding uncharacterized protein LOC135348400 isoform X7: MYMYILMYIVHLLINMAEQDPLHLACKIGHYQTVEALLNHGYNVNGTDDKGITPLVYACGYRHTDIAILLLSRGSRAQVNMQDNDGWSALNVASQNRHSDVVKVLIEKGAQVNIQLNDGRSALMIASQYGHSDVVKILIEKGAQVNIQLNDGRSALMIASQNGHSDVVKILIEKGAQVNMQKNDGWSALMIASENGHSDVIKILIEKGAQVNMQNNDGWSALMIASQNGHSDVVKILIEKRAQVNMQNNDGFSALMIAASQNGHSDVVKVLIEKGAQVNMQDNNGRSALMIASHNGHSDVVKLLIEKGAQVNMQTNNGWSALMIASQNGHSDVVKVFIEKGAQVNMQNNNGWSALMTASRNGHSDVVKVFIEKGAQVNMQNNDGWSALMIASRNGHSDVVKLLIEKGAEVNMQDNDGWPALMIACYNGRKEVARILLDHHADTNIRDRNGKTALSMAIEAKHAEIVELLLPYEHRDTTSSSSTSTDEPPVKRMKIEKGEDDISLSKEVAAVTNTDAFPTQDVQPASPSKQVNIYIKLKSPELSLKVLSMELKTVTDPIQLGVGLGVAQHHLEIIRKNNPQDIGQQQFDLFSFIAKNNIVLGITWERIADTLEELVGMGDLAQEIRKKFINFTQPGLSVVEAELVEVDFFKERISEGLFIFKDKPIGSGAFGTVFRGELNGGCCAVKVLRSVADEIQTQLPTASLASTDSVERFRKECEFFESFRHPNIVRHLATKKYPKTNHLVLALELMDCNLRQYFTPQADKEPIKLSLAIQTSLCHDIASALEYIHSRGVVHRDLCGENILLSCGGETPVAKVCDFGMSKITKNDTRSVSLQAFAHKGFMPPEATDMESSSYNSKFDIFSFGALMVQIVRHLPTIKDGKYRKYELKLINETHPIKELIIDCLNENRDDRPLAAQLKRRLEIRSKYSSINQTVSEGNAVTPLATPHTTTQSEHIGESVVEITNKSKKFSNFGIKISVPENSLPEGIGTCVLHISFELSTDLETPANFELLSSIYRVKCEPKVQFKKPLTLEIQHCASLSSDHQQKLVFARATDQSKKFEILEGGHFPIGERYGSIQLTRFSRLGVFIRKLLGFPTEKMYSALLFRKNLPCHTIDVKCVICRDLATHVQVIREELEEKDRFTKEMDLGQIRFENAVEMELHSENPELWTVDRVLSTLSRDQIEGYSRVLNSNRRLGVVPAIHYRFNLKEMFFSESVNFLLTKTDLDEENHHLTLHICLPRILGRSDSTTQRGGLSAEEHPSKTDQTVEISKLFLTGADIQTIRDSLKNASKDWFDLGLALGMNITDLKDIEDQHANNKRRLTEMVGKRLEVTDPEHPMTWPYICDCLRRPTVARNDVAKEIEDKYVRTATAVAHSATN, encoded by the exons atgtacatgtacatattgatgtacattgtacatctaTTAATAAACATGGCAGAACAAGATCCTCTTCATCTTGCTTGTAAGATTGGTCACTATCAGACTGTGGAAGCTCTCCTGAACCATGGATACAATGTGAACGGAACAGATGATAAAGGAATCACCCCTCTCGTGTATGCATGTGGATATCGCCACACTGACATTGCGATACTGCTGCTGAGTAGAGGATCTAgagcacaagtgaacatgcaagATAATGATGGGTGGTCTGCTCTGAACGTAGCAAGTCAAAATAGACATAGCGATGTCGTCAAAgtattgatagaaaaaggagcacaagtgaacatACAATTGAATGATGGGCGGTCTGCTCTGATGATAGCAAGTCAATATGGACATAGCGATGTCGTCAAAAtattgatagaaaaaggagcacaagtgaacatACAATTGAATGATGGGCGGTCTGCTCTAATGATAGCAAGTCAAAATGGACATAGCGATGTCGTCAAAAtattgatagaaaaaggagcacaagtgaacatgcaaaaGAATGATGGGTGGTCTGCTCTGATGATAGCAAGTGAAAATGGACATAGCGATGTCATTAAAAtattgatagaaaaaggagcacaagtgaacatgcaaaataatgatggGTGGTCTGCTCTGATGATAGCAAGTCAAAATGGACATAGCGATGTCGTTAAAATATTGATAGAAAAAAGAGCACAAGTAAAcatgcaaaataatgatggGTTCTCTGCTCTGATGATAGCCGCAAGTCAAAATGGACATAGCGATGTCGTTAAAgtattgatagaaaaaggagcacaagTAAACATGCAAGATAATAATGGGCGGTCTGCTCTGATGATAGCAAGTCATAATGGACATAGCGATGTCGTTAAAttattgatagaaaaaggagcacaagtgaacatgcaaaCGAATAATGGGTGGTCTGCTCTGATGATAGCAAGTCAAAATGGACATAGCGATGTCGTTAAAGTATTCatagaaaaaggagcacaagtgaacatgcaaaaTAATAATGGGTGGTCTGCTCTGATGACAGCAAGTCGAAATGGACATAGCGATGTTGTTAAAGTATTCatagaaaaaggagcacaagtgaacatgcaaaaCAATGATGGGTGGTCTGCTCTGATGATAGCAAGTCGAAATGGACATAGCGACGTCGTTAAAttattgatagaaaaaggagcaGAAGTGAACATGCAAGATAATGATGGATGGCCTGCTCTGATGATAGCGTGTTATAATGGGAGAAAGGAAGTAGCTCGGATATTGCTTGACCATCACGCTGATACAAATATTCGAGATAGAAATGGTAAAACTGCACTTAGTATGGCAATTGAAGCAAAGCATGCTGAAATAGTTGAGTTGTTACTACCCTACGAGCACAGAGACACTACCTCAAGCAGCAGTACATCCACAGATGAACCTCCAGTGAAGCGGATGAAGATTGAAAAAG GAGAAGACGATATTTCACTGTCTAAAGAGGTAGCAGCAGTCACTAACACGGATGCTTTTCCCACACAAGATGTGCAGCCTGCATCTCCATCCAAACAAGTCAACATATACATTAAACTAA AGTCTCCCGAGCTGTCTCTGAAGGTGTTGTCTATGGAACTGAAGACGGTGACTGACCCGATACAACTGGGTGTCGGCCTGGGAGTGGCACAGCATCACCTGGAGATAATAAGGAAAAACAACCCTCAAG ACATAGGACAACAACAGTTCGACCTTTTCTCGTTCATTGCCAAGAACAACATAGTGCTGGGGATCACATGGGAGAGGATTGCTGACACTCTGGAGGAGTTGGTGGGCATGGGAGATTTGGCACAGGAAATCAGGAAAAAATTCATCAACTTTACCCAACCTGGGCTTAGTGTCGttgaag CTGAACTTGTTGAAGTTGACTTTTTTAAGGAACGTATATCGGAAGGCTTATTTATTTTCAAAGATAAGCCCATCGGAAGTGGTGCATTTGGCACAGTATTTAGAGGTGAACTGAATGGTGGTTGTTGTGCCGTCAAGGTCCTTCGCTCAGTTGCTGATGAAATCCAAACACAGTTACCAACAGCGAGTCTCGCCTCAACAGATTCTGTTGAGAGGTTTCGGAAAGAATGTGAATTTTTTGAATCATTTCGCCACCCCAACATTGTTCGTCACCTAGCAACCAAGAAATATCCCAAGACGAACCACCTCGTCCTTGCTCTAGAACTGATGGACTGTAACCTGCGACAATACTTCACTCCTCAGGCTGACAAAGAACCCATCAAGCTCTCGCTAGCAATCCAGACTAGCCTTTGTCATGACATAGCCTCGGCACTCGAATACATCCACTCACGAGGGGTGGTACACAGGGACCTCTGTGGAGAGAACATTCTGCTGTCCTGTGGAGGGGAAACCCCCGTTGCTAAAGTGTGCGATTTCGGAATGTCTAAAATCACCAAGAATGATACTCGAAGTGTATCACTGCAAGCATTCGCTCACAAAGGATTCATGCCACCAGAAGCTACTGACATGGAGTCATCGTCCTATAACTCGAAATTTGACATCTTCTCATTTGGTGCTCTAATGGTTCAAATTGTCCGCCATCTTCCCACTATTAAAGACGGAAAATATCGTAAATATGAATTGAAACTGATCAATGAAACTCACCCCATCAAGGAACTTATAATAGATTGTTTGAATGAGAACAGAGACGATCGACCATTAGCTGCTCAGCTAAAGAGGAGACTGGAAATCAGGAGCAAGTATAGCAGTATCAATCAAACAGTTTCTGAag GTAATGCAGTGACTCCACtagccactccacacacaaccactcagTCAG AACACATTGGAGAATCTGTTGTGGAGATCACTAACAAATCTAAAAAGTTCAGCAATTTTGGAATTAAGATTTCTGTCCCGGAAAATTCGCTACCTGAAGGTATTGGTACGTGTGTCCTACACATATCCTTCGAGTTATCCACTGACCTTGAGACTCCCGCTAACTTCGAACTACTCAGCTCAATTTATCGTGTGAAATGTGAGCCCAAAGTACAATTTAAGAAGCCTCTCACCTTGGAAATACAACACTGTGCGAGTTTAAGCTCTGACCATCAACAAAAGCTCGTGTTTGCTCGAGCAACAGATCAGAGCAAAAAGTTTGAGATCCTGGAGGGTGGACACTTTCCTATTGGTGAACGCTATGGATCCATCCAGCTTACTCGTTTCAGTCGCCTCGGTGTTTTCATTCGTAAATTATTAGGCTTTCCAACTGAGAAGATGTACAGTGCATTGCTGTTCAGAAAGAACTTACCCTGTCACACAATTGATGTGAAATGTGTGATATGTCGGGATCTAGCAACTCATGTACAG GTAATTAGAGAGGAGTTAGAAGAAAAAGATAGATTCACAAAAGAAATGGATCTAGGTCAAATTCGATTTGAAAATGCAGTAGAGATGGAGCTGCATTCAGAGAATCCCGAGCTTTGGACTGTTGATAGAGTATTATCCACT CTGTCCAGAGATCAAATTGAGGGATACTCAAGAGTGTTGAATTCTAATAGACGACTTGGAGTTGTTCCAGCCATCCATTATAGATTTAACCTGAAGGAAATGTTTTTTTCTGAATCAGTAAACTTTTTGCTGACGAAAACCGATTTAGATGAAGAGAACCATCATTTGACCCTACACATTTGTT TACCCCGTATTCTGGGAAGGAGTGACTCAACCACACAGAGAG gAGGATTGTCAGCAGAGGAGCATCCTAGCAAAACCGATCAAACAGTAGAAATTTCAAAACTGTTTCTGACTGGAGCTGATATCCAAACAATTCGCGATAGTCTCAAAAATGCAAGCAAAGATTGGTTTGATTTAGGATTGGCTCTCGGAATGAATATTACTGACTTGAAAGACATTGAAGACCAACACGCTAATAACAAACGCCGCCTAACAGAGATGGTGGGCAAGCGTCTTGAAGTCACTGATCCAGAACATCcgatgacatggccttacatatgTGATTGTCTAAGGAGGCCTACCGTTGCGCGTAACGATGTAGCCAAGGAAATTGAAGACAAGTATGTGAGgacagcaactgcagttgctcatAGTGCCACCAATTGA
- the LOC135348400 gene encoding uncharacterized protein LOC135348400 isoform X5: MYMYILMYIVHLLINMAEQDPLHLACKIGHYQTVEALLNHGYNVNGTDDKGITPLVYACGYRHTDIAILLLSRGSRAQVNMQDNDGWSALNVASQNRHSDVVKVLIEKGAQVNIQLNDGRSALMIASQYGHSDVVKILIEKGAQVNIQLNDGRSALMIASQNGHSDVVKILIEKGAQVNMQKNDGWSALMIASENGHSDVIKILIEKGAQVNMQNNDGWSALMIASQNGHSDVVKILIEKRAQVNMQNNDGFSALMIAASQNGHSDVVKVLIEKGAQVNMQDNNGRSALMIASHNGHSDVVKLLIEKGAQVNMQTNNGWSALMIASQNGHSDVVKVFIEKGAQVNMQNNNGWSALMTASRNGHSDVVKVFIEKGAQVNMQNNDGWSALMIASRNGHSDVVKLLIEKGAEVNMQDNDGWPALMIACYNGRKEVARILLDHHADTNIRDRNGKTALSMAIEAKHAEIVELLLPYEHRDTTSSSSTSTDEPPVKRMKIEKGEDDISLSKEVAAVTNTDAFPTQDVQPASPSKQVNIYIKLKSPELSLKVLSMELKTVTDPIQLGVGLGVAQHHLEIIRKNNPQDIGQQQFDLFSFIAKNNIVLGITWERIADTLEELVGMGDLAQEIRKKFINFTQPGLSVVEAELVEVDFFKERISEGLFIFKDKPIGSGAFGTVFRGELNGGCCAVKVLRSVADEIQTQLPTASLASTDSVERFRKECEFFESFRHPNIVRHLATKKYPKTNHLVLALELMDCNLRQYFTPQADKEPIKLSLAIQTSLCHDIASALEYIHSRGVVHRDLCGENILLSCGGETPVAKVCDFGMSKITKNDTRSVSLQAFAHKGFMPPEATDMESSSYNSKFDIFSFGALMVQIVRHLPTIKDGKYRKYELKLINETHPIKELIIDCLNENRDDRPLAAQLKRRLEIRSKYSSINQTVSEGNAVTPLATPHTTTQSEHIGESVVEITNKSKKFSNFGIKISVPENSLPEGIGTCVLHISFELSTDLETPANFELLSSIYRVKCEPKVQFKKPLTLEIQHCASLSSDHQQKLVFARATDQSKKFEILEGGHFPIGERYGSIQLTRFSRLGVFIRKLLGFPTEKMYSALLFRKNLPCHTIDVKCVICRDLATHVQVIREELEEKDRFTKEMDLGQIRFENAVEMELHSENPELWTVDRVLSTLSRDQIEGYSRVLNSNRRLGVVPAIHYRFNLKEMFFSESVNFLLTKTDLDEENHHLTLHICLPRILGRSDSTTQRVTPLATPHTTTQSGGLSAEEHPSKTDQTVEISKLFLTGADIQTIRDSLKNASKDWFDLGLALGMNITDLKDIEDQHANNKRRLTEMVGKRLEVTDPEHPMTWPYICDCLRRPTVARNDVAKEIEDKYVRTATAVAHSATN; this comes from the exons atgtacatgtacatattgatgtacattgtacatctaTTAATAAACATGGCAGAACAAGATCCTCTTCATCTTGCTTGTAAGATTGGTCACTATCAGACTGTGGAAGCTCTCCTGAACCATGGATACAATGTGAACGGAACAGATGATAAAGGAATCACCCCTCTCGTGTATGCATGTGGATATCGCCACACTGACATTGCGATACTGCTGCTGAGTAGAGGATCTAgagcacaagtgaacatgcaagATAATGATGGGTGGTCTGCTCTGAACGTAGCAAGTCAAAATAGACATAGCGATGTCGTCAAAgtattgatagaaaaaggagcacaagtgaacatACAATTGAATGATGGGCGGTCTGCTCTGATGATAGCAAGTCAATATGGACATAGCGATGTCGTCAAAAtattgatagaaaaaggagcacaagtgaacatACAATTGAATGATGGGCGGTCTGCTCTAATGATAGCAAGTCAAAATGGACATAGCGATGTCGTCAAAAtattgatagaaaaaggagcacaagtgaacatgcaaaaGAATGATGGGTGGTCTGCTCTGATGATAGCAAGTGAAAATGGACATAGCGATGTCATTAAAAtattgatagaaaaaggagcacaagtgaacatgcaaaataatgatggGTGGTCTGCTCTGATGATAGCAAGTCAAAATGGACATAGCGATGTCGTTAAAATATTGATAGAAAAAAGAGCACAAGTAAAcatgcaaaataatgatggGTTCTCTGCTCTGATGATAGCCGCAAGTCAAAATGGACATAGCGATGTCGTTAAAgtattgatagaaaaaggagcacaagTAAACATGCAAGATAATAATGGGCGGTCTGCTCTGATGATAGCAAGTCATAATGGACATAGCGATGTCGTTAAAttattgatagaaaaaggagcacaagtgaacatgcaaaCGAATAATGGGTGGTCTGCTCTGATGATAGCAAGTCAAAATGGACATAGCGATGTCGTTAAAGTATTCatagaaaaaggagcacaagtgaacatgcaaaaTAATAATGGGTGGTCTGCTCTGATGACAGCAAGTCGAAATGGACATAGCGATGTTGTTAAAGTATTCatagaaaaaggagcacaagtgaacatgcaaaaCAATGATGGGTGGTCTGCTCTGATGATAGCAAGTCGAAATGGACATAGCGACGTCGTTAAAttattgatagaaaaaggagcaGAAGTGAACATGCAAGATAATGATGGATGGCCTGCTCTGATGATAGCGTGTTATAATGGGAGAAAGGAAGTAGCTCGGATATTGCTTGACCATCACGCTGATACAAATATTCGAGATAGAAATGGTAAAACTGCACTTAGTATGGCAATTGAAGCAAAGCATGCTGAAATAGTTGAGTTGTTACTACCCTACGAGCACAGAGACACTACCTCAAGCAGCAGTACATCCACAGATGAACCTCCAGTGAAGCGGATGAAGATTGAAAAAG GAGAAGACGATATTTCACTGTCTAAAGAGGTAGCAGCAGTCACTAACACGGATGCTTTTCCCACACAAGATGTGCAGCCTGCATCTCCATCCAAACAAGTCAACATATACATTAAACTAA AGTCTCCCGAGCTGTCTCTGAAGGTGTTGTCTATGGAACTGAAGACGGTGACTGACCCGATACAACTGGGTGTCGGCCTGGGAGTGGCACAGCATCACCTGGAGATAATAAGGAAAAACAACCCTCAAG ACATAGGACAACAACAGTTCGACCTTTTCTCGTTCATTGCCAAGAACAACATAGTGCTGGGGATCACATGGGAGAGGATTGCTGACACTCTGGAGGAGTTGGTGGGCATGGGAGATTTGGCACAGGAAATCAGGAAAAAATTCATCAACTTTACCCAACCTGGGCTTAGTGTCGttgaag CTGAACTTGTTGAAGTTGACTTTTTTAAGGAACGTATATCGGAAGGCTTATTTATTTTCAAAGATAAGCCCATCGGAAGTGGTGCATTTGGCACAGTATTTAGAGGTGAACTGAATGGTGGTTGTTGTGCCGTCAAGGTCCTTCGCTCAGTTGCTGATGAAATCCAAACACAGTTACCAACAGCGAGTCTCGCCTCAACAGATTCTGTTGAGAGGTTTCGGAAAGAATGTGAATTTTTTGAATCATTTCGCCACCCCAACATTGTTCGTCACCTAGCAACCAAGAAATATCCCAAGACGAACCACCTCGTCCTTGCTCTAGAACTGATGGACTGTAACCTGCGACAATACTTCACTCCTCAGGCTGACAAAGAACCCATCAAGCTCTCGCTAGCAATCCAGACTAGCCTTTGTCATGACATAGCCTCGGCACTCGAATACATCCACTCACGAGGGGTGGTACACAGGGACCTCTGTGGAGAGAACATTCTGCTGTCCTGTGGAGGGGAAACCCCCGTTGCTAAAGTGTGCGATTTCGGAATGTCTAAAATCACCAAGAATGATACTCGAAGTGTATCACTGCAAGCATTCGCTCACAAAGGATTCATGCCACCAGAAGCTACTGACATGGAGTCATCGTCCTATAACTCGAAATTTGACATCTTCTCATTTGGTGCTCTAATGGTTCAAATTGTCCGCCATCTTCCCACTATTAAAGACGGAAAATATCGTAAATATGAATTGAAACTGATCAATGAAACTCACCCCATCAAGGAACTTATAATAGATTGTTTGAATGAGAACAGAGACGATCGACCATTAGCTGCTCAGCTAAAGAGGAGACTGGAAATCAGGAGCAAGTATAGCAGTATCAATCAAACAGTTTCTGAag GTAATGCAGTGACTCCACtagccactccacacacaaccactcagTCAG AACACATTGGAGAATCTGTTGTGGAGATCACTAACAAATCTAAAAAGTTCAGCAATTTTGGAATTAAGATTTCTGTCCCGGAAAATTCGCTACCTGAAGGTATTGGTACGTGTGTCCTACACATATCCTTCGAGTTATCCACTGACCTTGAGACTCCCGCTAACTTCGAACTACTCAGCTCAATTTATCGTGTGAAATGTGAGCCCAAAGTACAATTTAAGAAGCCTCTCACCTTGGAAATACAACACTGTGCGAGTTTAAGCTCTGACCATCAACAAAAGCTCGTGTTTGCTCGAGCAACAGATCAGAGCAAAAAGTTTGAGATCCTGGAGGGTGGACACTTTCCTATTGGTGAACGCTATGGATCCATCCAGCTTACTCGTTTCAGTCGCCTCGGTGTTTTCATTCGTAAATTATTAGGCTTTCCAACTGAGAAGATGTACAGTGCATTGCTGTTCAGAAAGAACTTACCCTGTCACACAATTGATGTGAAATGTGTGATATGTCGGGATCTAGCAACTCATGTACAG GTAATTAGAGAGGAGTTAGAAGAAAAAGATAGATTCACAAAAGAAATGGATCTAGGTCAAATTCGATTTGAAAATGCAGTAGAGATGGAGCTGCATTCAGAGAATCCCGAGCTTTGGACTGTTGATAGAGTATTATCCACT CTGTCCAGAGATCAAATTGAGGGATACTCAAGAGTGTTGAATTCTAATAGACGACTTGGAGTTGTTCCAGCCATCCATTATAGATTTAACCTGAAGGAAATGTTTTTTTCTGAATCAGTAAACTTTTTGCTGACGAAAACCGATTTAGATGAAGAGAACCATCATTTGACCCTACACATTTGTT TACCCCGTATTCTGGGAAGGAGTGACTCAACCACACAGAGAG TGACTCCACtagccactccacacacaaccactcagTCAG gAGGATTGTCAGCAGAGGAGCATCCTAGCAAAACCGATCAAACAGTAGAAATTTCAAAACTGTTTCTGACTGGAGCTGATATCCAAACAATTCGCGATAGTCTCAAAAATGCAAGCAAAGATTGGTTTGATTTAGGATTGGCTCTCGGAATGAATATTACTGACTTGAAAGACATTGAAGACCAACACGCTAATAACAAACGCCGCCTAACAGAGATGGTGGGCAAGCGTCTTGAAGTCACTGATCCAGAACATCcgatgacatggccttacatatgTGATTGTCTAAGGAGGCCTACCGTTGCGCGTAACGATGTAGCCAAGGAAATTGAAGACAAGTATGTGAGgacagcaactgcagttgctcatAGTGCCACCAATTGA